The following coding sequences are from one Geothrix sp. window:
- a CDS encoding ubiquinol-cytochrome c reductase iron-sulfur subunit: protein MAVNLKRSSGEDSDGGKTSRRKMLGWLTGAGLFGSAGLSAVSNFVFIKPRATYGQPQRFSVGKPEDYPSGTRAILAPRGICIVREGSKLAAISITCTHLGCTVGAADTGFACPCHGSRFDQDGNVTGGPAPRPLPWFQITLAPNGEIEVDKDIEIAPGSYLTL, encoded by the coding sequence ATGGCAGTCAATCTAAAGCGAAGTAGCGGGGAGGATTCCGATGGGGGGAAGACCTCCCGGCGGAAGATGCTCGGGTGGTTGACCGGCGCGGGCCTCTTTGGCTCCGCAGGGCTCAGTGCCGTGTCCAACTTCGTCTTCATCAAGCCCCGGGCCACCTATGGGCAGCCCCAGCGCTTCAGCGTGGGCAAGCCCGAGGACTACCCCTCCGGCACCCGGGCGATCCTGGCGCCGCGGGGCATCTGCATCGTCCGTGAGGGTTCGAAGCTGGCGGCCATTTCCATCACCTGCACCCATCTGGGCTGCACGGTGGGTGCCGCGGACACCGGCTTCGCCTGCCCCTGCCACGGCTCGCGCTTCGACCAGGATGGCAACGTGACCGGCGGTCCCGCGCCGCGCCCGCTGCCCTGGTTCCAGATCACCCTCGCCCCCAACGGCGAGATTGAAGTGGACAAGGACATTGAAATCGCACCTGGGAGCTACCTGACCCTATGA
- a CDS encoding NADPH-dependent 2,4-dienoyl-CoA reductase yields MSYPHLLAPLDLGFTTLANRVLMGSMHTNLEEAKGGFAKLAAFYAERARGGVGLIVTGGIAPNLRGRLTPFGSQLSWPWQVAKHRKVTGAVHAAGGKIALQILHGGRYSYHPLSVAPSAVKSPITPFKPRELSARAVRATIRDYARCAALAQRAGYDGVEIMGSEGYLINQFIAARTNRRTDAWGGSYENRMRFPVEIVKAVREAVGKDFIIIFRLSMLDLVPEGSTWEEVVQLAKALEAAGATILNTGIGWHEARVPTIGAMVPRGAYAWVTKKLKGEVGIPLITTNRINTPEVAEELLAGGSADMVSMARPLLADPEFVKKAAEGRAEDINTCIACNQACLDHVFQQKRATCLVNPRACFETELIFEPVIVPKRLAVVGGGAAGLSFACHAAERGHLVTLFEAAPELGGQLNLAKRVPGKEEFFETLRYFGRRLATAGVTLRLAERATPESLAPFDEVILATGVQSRTPDIPGVDHPKVISYPDLLSGRKAAGRTVAIIGAGGIGFDVAEFLVQAGHAPQVDRYLREWGVDAAHAHRGGLLPAPEGFEPACKVHLLQRKTDRMGADLGKTTGWIHRATLKAMKVKMQGGIHYERIDDEGLWIRDGKDAGAKCLAVDSIILCAGQVSERSLLVPLQTAGKPVHLIGGADLAAELDAQRAIRQGAELAAKI; encoded by the coding sequence GTGTCCTACCCCCACCTGCTGGCCCCCCTCGACCTCGGCTTCACCACCCTCGCCAACCGCGTGCTCATGGGTTCCATGCACACGAACCTTGAAGAGGCCAAGGGGGGCTTTGCCAAGCTGGCGGCGTTCTACGCCGAGCGGGCCCGGGGCGGTGTCGGGCTCATCGTGACCGGGGGGATCGCGCCGAACCTGCGGGGCCGCCTGACACCCTTCGGCTCCCAGCTCTCCTGGCCATGGCAGGTGGCCAAACACCGGAAGGTGACCGGGGCCGTCCACGCTGCCGGCGGCAAGATCGCCCTGCAGATCCTCCACGGCGGGCGCTACAGCTACCACCCCCTCAGCGTGGCACCCTCCGCCGTGAAGAGCCCCATCACGCCCTTCAAGCCCCGGGAACTGAGCGCCCGGGCCGTGCGCGCCACCATCCGCGACTACGCCCGCTGCGCAGCCCTGGCCCAGCGGGCCGGCTATGACGGCGTCGAGATCATGGGCAGCGAGGGCTACCTGATCAACCAGTTCATCGCGGCCCGCACCAACCGCCGCACGGACGCCTGGGGGGGCAGCTACGAGAACCGGATGCGCTTCCCGGTGGAGATCGTGAAGGCCGTGCGCGAGGCCGTAGGGAAGGATTTCATCATCATCTTCCGGCTCTCCATGCTGGACCTGGTGCCGGAGGGCAGCACCTGGGAGGAGGTGGTGCAGCTGGCCAAGGCCCTGGAGGCGGCGGGCGCGACCATCCTGAATACGGGCATCGGCTGGCACGAGGCCCGGGTGCCCACCATCGGCGCCATGGTGCCCCGGGGCGCCTACGCCTGGGTGACGAAGAAGCTGAAGGGCGAGGTGGGCATCCCCCTCATCACCACCAACCGCATCAACACCCCGGAAGTGGCTGAGGAGCTCCTCGCCGGGGGCAGCGCGGACATGGTGAGCATGGCCCGGCCCCTGCTGGCGGACCCTGAGTTCGTGAAGAAGGCCGCCGAGGGCCGTGCCGAGGACATCAACACCTGCATCGCCTGCAACCAGGCCTGCCTCGATCACGTCTTCCAGCAGAAGCGCGCCACCTGCCTCGTCAATCCCAGGGCCTGCTTCGAGACCGAGCTGATCTTCGAGCCGGTCATCGTCCCCAAGCGCCTCGCCGTGGTGGGTGGCGGTGCTGCGGGCCTGAGCTTCGCCTGCCACGCGGCCGAGCGCGGCCACCTGGTCACCCTCTTCGAGGCCGCCCCCGAGCTGGGGGGGCAGCTCAACCTCGCCAAGCGGGTGCCGGGCAAGGAGGAGTTCTTCGAGACCCTGCGCTACTTCGGGCGGCGCCTGGCCACGGCCGGGGTGACCCTGCGCCTAGCCGAGCGGGCCACTCCGGAATCGTTGGCCCCCTTCGACGAGGTCATCCTCGCCACGGGCGTCCAGTCCCGCACCCCCGACATCCCGGGCGTGGACCATCCCAAGGTCATCAGCTACCCGGACCTGCTCTCGGGCCGGAAGGCGGCGGGCCGCACCGTGGCCATCATCGGTGCCGGGGGCATCGGCTTCGACGTCGCCGAGTTCCTCGTCCAGGCCGGGCACGCGCCCCAGGTGGATCGCTACCTGCGGGAGTGGGGGGTCGATGCGGCCCACGCCCACCGCGGCGGGCTCCTGCCGGCGCCGGAGGGCTTCGAGCCGGCCTGCAAGGTCCACCTGCTCCAGCGCAAGACCGATCGCATGGGCGCGGACCTGGGCAAGACCACGGGCTGGATCCACCGGGCCACCCTGAAGGCCATGAAGGTGAAGATGCAGGGCGGCATCCACTACGAGCGCATCGATGATGAGGGGCTCTGGATCCGGGACGGCAAGGACGCCGGGGCGAAGTGCCTGGCCGTGGACAGCATCATCCTCTGCGCGGGCCAGGTCTCCGAACGCAGCCTCCTGGTCCCCCTGCAGACGGCGGGCAAACCCGTCCACCTCATCGGCGGCGCCGACCTGGCCGCCGAACTCGACGCCCAGCGCGCCATCCGGCAGGGTGCCGAGCTGGCGGCGAAGATTTGA
- a CDS encoding winged helix-turn-helix domain-containing protein has translation MAHSIPLISCAAAQRLFLGAQGLLDDPGKRVTTTSLQALIERLGFVQVDTINVLARAHDLTLFSRLDGYRPDQLRKLLEQKRNLFEGFTHDASAIPTAFFHHWKPRFARDRERIHAHAWWQYHFRGTDGAKVVKDVKARIEHEGPLKSSDFEHPEKRGPWWGWKPQKAALDFLWRSGELMVPRREGFQKVYDLTERVLPEHHALPCPGPAEHLAWACGTAAERLWVFTPKELAEFWNSIEAVDAKAWCAAAEKEGRIVPVQVESADGELRPAFALVDWEARLARLPEAPERTRLLCPFDPILRDRTRALRRFGFDYRFEAFVPEPKRQYGYFVMPILEGGRLVGRLDPKLHRDRGLLEIRGLWWEAGVRATKARQRGLDEALERMATFVGAADIQLP, from the coding sequence GTGGCCCATTCCATTCCCTTGATCTCTTGCGCCGCCGCCCAGCGCCTCTTCCTCGGCGCCCAGGGGCTGCTGGACGATCCCGGGAAGCGGGTCACCACGACCTCTTTGCAGGCCCTCATCGAGCGGCTGGGCTTCGTCCAGGTGGACACCATCAACGTGCTGGCCCGGGCCCACGACCTCACCCTCTTCAGCCGCCTGGATGGCTACCGGCCCGACCAGCTGAGGAAGCTGCTGGAACAGAAGCGGAACCTGTTCGAAGGCTTCACCCACGATGCCTCGGCCATCCCCACGGCCTTCTTCCACCACTGGAAGCCCCGCTTCGCCCGGGACCGGGAGCGCATCCACGCCCACGCCTGGTGGCAGTACCACTTCCGCGGAACGGATGGCGCCAAGGTGGTGAAGGACGTGAAGGCCCGCATCGAGCATGAGGGCCCGCTGAAGTCCTCGGACTTCGAGCACCCGGAGAAGCGCGGCCCCTGGTGGGGCTGGAAGCCGCAGAAGGCAGCGCTGGACTTCCTCTGGCGCAGCGGTGAACTGATGGTCCCCCGCCGCGAAGGCTTCCAGAAGGTCTACGACCTCACGGAGCGCGTGCTGCCGGAGCACCATGCCCTGCCCTGCCCCGGGCCCGCCGAGCACCTGGCCTGGGCCTGCGGCACGGCGGCCGAGCGGCTGTGGGTGTTCACGCCAAAGGAGCTCGCCGAGTTCTGGAACAGCATCGAGGCGGTGGATGCCAAGGCCTGGTGCGCGGCCGCCGAGAAGGAGGGCCGCATCGTGCCCGTGCAGGTTGAATCGGCCGACGGCGAACTCCGGCCCGCCTTCGCCCTGGTGGATTGGGAGGCGCGGCTGGCCAGGCTGCCCGAGGCGCCGGAGCGCACCCGCCTGCTCTGCCCCTTCGATCCGATCCTGCGGGACCGCACGCGCGCCCTGCGCCGCTTCGGCTTCGACTACCGCTTCGAGGCCTTCGTGCCCGAGCCCAAGCGGCAGTACGGCTACTTCGTCATGCCCATCCTGGAGGGCGGCCGCCTCGTGGGGCGCCTCGATCCCAAGCTCCACCGCGACCGGGGCCTGCTGGAGATCAGGGGCCTGTGGTGGGAGGCCGGCGTACGCGCCACCAAGGCCCGCCAGCGCGGGCTGGACGAGGCCCTGGAGCGCATGGCGACCTTCGTCGGGGCCGCAGACATTCAGCTCCCTTGA
- a CDS encoding MurR/RpiR family transcriptional regulator, with protein MSATKNPLLNRLHSAQGLSPSQRQIADCLIANMNEAPLWGVEELAQKSQTCVATVVRFAKKLDYSGYLEMRKALVTAAKKHYGRGEQLLQAPVRASATLLEVARRDIRNLETLVQAVNEDLLKKVVHQIKSSRLRLAIGDGVSALMARQLAYLLINTGLPVIEGNPADFATQVGMLESKDLLIAISIMPYTQETLDAAAYARKRGIPVLAFTDTLNSPLAKSANLTLPIPGENLLFSHSVTTFGVLAHAIATSIASQDPHLALKKLREVERVALPKFAKS; from the coding sequence ATGTCCGCGACGAAGAACCCCCTGCTGAACCGCCTGCACAGCGCGCAGGGGCTGTCCCCCAGCCAGCGGCAGATCGCCGACTGCCTCATCGCCAACATGAACGAGGCCCCCCTCTGGGGCGTCGAGGAGCTGGCCCAGAAATCCCAGACCTGCGTGGCGACCGTGGTGCGCTTCGCCAAGAAGCTGGATTACTCCGGCTACCTGGAGATGCGGAAGGCCCTGGTCACCGCCGCCAAGAAGCACTATGGACGGGGTGAGCAGCTGCTGCAGGCGCCGGTGCGGGCCTCGGCCACGCTCCTCGAGGTGGCCCGCCGGGACATCCGGAACCTCGAGACCCTGGTGCAGGCCGTGAACGAGGACCTCCTGAAGAAGGTCGTCCACCAGATCAAGTCCAGCCGCCTGCGCCTGGCCATCGGGGATGGCGTGTCGGCCCTCATGGCCCGCCAGCTGGCCTACCTGCTCATCAACACGGGGCTGCCTGTCATAGAGGGCAACCCGGCCGACTTCGCCACCCAGGTGGGCATGCTGGAGAGCAAGGACCTGCTCATCGCCATCAGCATCATGCCCTACACCCAGGAGACGCTGGACGCCGCCGCCTATGCCCGGAAGCGGGGCATCCCCGTGCTGGCCTTCACGGACACCCTCAACTCCCCCCTGGCCAAGTCCGCCAACCTGACCCTGCCCATTCCCGGCGAGAACCTGCTCTTCTCCCACAGCGTGACCACCTTCGGCGTGCTGGCCCACGCCATCGCCACCTCCATCGCCAGCCAGGACCCCCACCTGGCCCTCAAGAAGCTGCGCGAAGTGGAGCGAGTGGCCCTGCCGAAGTTCGCCAAGTCCTGA
- a CDS encoding TonB-dependent receptor — MARNAGSFRFSALVLALVACPVALLAQSNTTAALTGVVKDPKGAPLAGATVRVSSASQIGGERVVRTADNGIYRVPLLAPGRYRIVVEALGLTTIVSNETLELGKTTTLNWKFASAASATVEVVAAAAELTTVGITQNYSTEDLATLPVERSMSGIMNLTPGVNGKAAWGGDTGENAWLMDGMNIGDVSGGGQWLYANPDWFSEVQVGGIGASAEYGNFNGGYTNALVKRGGNNFSGSLNFYYADSAWEAKTSNRYPGLDRTILPGKSFDGAINLGGPIIKDKLWFFASAWASQSETTPIGALASQKRSYQNLLAKITWQVTPDATLETLLEYDSLPEENKGIDNTVLPIASHKQIAPDRLFNVIWTQSLNTSMVLTSKVSGYSGNYEGRPNNGNMPSLNAEGSLLTTAGDPSPLDYFGNNQWYRNNYRARIEGAITLDYFKTSLFNSGDSHAFRFGFEQAQATNEDLKTPTAGYQLYAYEYGSNANGFLTPDLIDVGGGYNIKMHSNRSALYVQDTWAINDRVTLRPGLRLEKYTARGYGETSNIWDKKVVAPRFGGTIALTQDQKNVLKFHWGKYYTAFSSWFVDRAYQSWTPVMTEYYWQGNDFNPLTTPPSQYTDPAQGRTPDFSAGNISYSSNNISPVDPNAKQPYTEETTFSFEHKFEGPWSTSATWVYRKQKDILVRLNKAEVTTGPNATGSWETDTGYYTNHGAPQDLTWWNSNVDPNNPNGTNWLVATEPTAKRNYLAATLVIDRKWMDDWSLNASFTRARRYGNMSTADGYDGWAPYESPNYMINANGLLPGYNDYEGKVRGAIKLPWIMKLSFNFTYLSGQRYTPYVRTYRNDAGVRSYVFVEARGSEKYPSEHLLDIRLSKNIKFGKKADLEVFGQVFNVLNTGTTLSYSTERINSSAYGIPGSVEQGRRLQLGARLSF, encoded by the coding sequence ATGGCTAGAAACGCTGGCTCTTTCAGATTCAGTGCGCTCGTGCTGGCGCTCGTGGCGTGTCCAGTGGCCCTCCTGGCCCAGAGCAACACCACGGCCGCCCTCACTGGCGTCGTCAAGGATCCCAAAGGCGCTCCTCTGGCCGGTGCCACCGTGAGGGTGAGTTCTGCCTCGCAGATTGGCGGCGAACGTGTCGTCCGGACTGCCGACAATGGCATCTACCGAGTGCCCCTGTTGGCTCCCGGGCGATACCGGATCGTTGTCGAGGCCCTAGGCCTCACGACCATCGTCAGCAATGAGACCCTCGAACTGGGCAAGACGACCACCCTCAACTGGAAGTTCGCCTCTGCTGCCTCCGCCACCGTCGAGGTGGTCGCGGCCGCAGCTGAACTGACCACCGTGGGCATCACGCAGAACTACAGTACTGAGGATCTGGCCACGCTCCCTGTCGAGCGGTCCATGTCTGGGATCATGAACTTGACGCCTGGCGTGAACGGCAAAGCCGCCTGGGGTGGCGATACCGGCGAGAATGCCTGGCTCATGGACGGCATGAACATCGGCGATGTCTCCGGCGGTGGCCAGTGGTTGTATGCCAATCCGGACTGGTTCAGCGAAGTACAGGTGGGCGGCATCGGTGCGTCAGCAGAGTACGGCAACTTCAACGGGGGTTATACCAATGCCCTGGTGAAGCGCGGAGGCAATAATTTCTCGGGTTCCCTAAATTTCTATTACGCCGACTCCGCCTGGGAAGCCAAGACCTCGAACCGCTATCCCGGCCTGGATCGCACCATCCTGCCCGGAAAGAGCTTTGACGGGGCCATCAACCTCGGTGGCCCCATCATCAAGGACAAGCTCTGGTTCTTCGCCTCGGCCTGGGCCAGCCAGAGTGAGACCACCCCCATCGGCGCGTTGGCCTCCCAGAAGCGCAGTTATCAGAATCTCCTGGCCAAGATCACCTGGCAGGTCACCCCCGACGCCACACTGGAAACCCTTCTGGAGTACGACTCTCTGCCCGAGGAGAACAAGGGCATCGACAATACGGTCCTACCCATCGCCTCCCATAAGCAGATTGCGCCGGACCGCCTCTTCAACGTCATCTGGACCCAGAGCCTGAACACCAGCATGGTGCTGACATCAAAGGTTTCGGGTTATTCCGGCAACTACGAGGGCCGCCCCAACAACGGCAACATGCCCAGCCTGAACGCTGAAGGCAGCCTTCTGACCACGGCTGGTGATCCTTCCCCGCTTGACTATTTCGGCAACAACCAGTGGTACCGGAACAACTACCGGGCCCGCATCGAAGGGGCAATCACCCTTGACTACTTCAAGACCAGTCTCTTCAACTCTGGCGATTCCCATGCCTTCCGGTTCGGTTTTGAGCAGGCCCAGGCCACGAATGAGGATCTCAAGACCCCGACGGCCGGCTACCAGCTGTACGCCTATGAATATGGTTCGAACGCCAACGGCTTCCTCACACCCGACCTCATCGACGTGGGCGGTGGCTACAACATCAAGATGCACAGCAACCGCTCAGCTCTGTATGTCCAGGACACATGGGCCATCAACGACCGCGTGACCTTGCGCCCAGGCCTTCGTCTCGAGAAGTACACCGCCCGCGGCTATGGGGAGACCAGCAACATCTGGGACAAGAAGGTTGTCGCGCCTCGCTTCGGCGGCACCATCGCCCTCACCCAGGACCAGAAGAACGTTCTCAAGTTCCACTGGGGCAAGTACTACACCGCCTTCTCGTCCTGGTTCGTGGATCGCGCGTACCAATCCTGGACCCCCGTGATGACGGAGTACTACTGGCAAGGGAATGATTTCAATCCCCTGACGACCCCTCCAAGTCAGTACACGGACCCGGCCCAGGGTCGCACCCCCGACTTCAGTGCTGGAAACATCTCCTACTCCTCCAACAACATTTCGCCAGTGGACCCCAACGCCAAGCAGCCCTACACCGAGGAGACCACCTTCTCCTTCGAACACAAGTTTGAGGGCCCCTGGAGCACGTCCGCCACCTGGGTCTACCGAAAGCAGAAGGACATCCTGGTCCGCCTGAACAAGGCCGAAGTCACGACCGGACCGAACGCCACAGGCTCTTGGGAGACTGACACCGGCTATTACACCAACCATGGGGCCCCCCAGGACCTCACTTGGTGGAACTCGAATGTGGATCCCAACAACCCGAACGGCACCAATTGGCTCGTCGCCACCGAACCGACGGCGAAGCGCAATTATCTGGCCGCCACTTTGGTCATCGACCGCAAGTGGATGGACGACTGGAGCCTGAACGCCAGCTTCACCCGCGCCCGACGCTACGGGAACATGAGCACGGCGGATGGCTATGACGGCTGGGCCCCCTACGAGAGCCCCAACTACATGATCAACGCCAACGGCCTCCTGCCTGGTTATAACGACTACGAAGGGAAAGTCCGTGGTGCCATCAAGTTACCCTGGATCATGAAGCTCTCCTTCAACTTCACCTACCTCAGCGGCCAGCGGTACACGCCCTATGTCCGCACTTACAGGAATGATGCTGGAGTGCGTTCCTACGTATTCGTGGAGGCCCGCGGCAGTGAGAAATACCCCAGCGAGCACCTCCTCGACATACGCCTGAGCAAGAACATCAAGTTCGGGAAGAAGGCAGATCTCGAAGTCTTCGGACAGGTATTCAACGTCCTGAACACTGGAACGACCCTCTCCTATTCCACCGAGCGCATCAACAGCAGCGCCTACGGCATCCCCGGCTCTGTCGAGCAGGGCCGCCGCCTCCAGTTGGGCGCGCGCCTCAGCTTTTAG
- a CDS encoding cyanophycinase produces the protein MLRRISLPFLACFAFSTCLVGAAPPKGTLVIVGGGGMPQPILDAFLGASGGKGGVVGIIPTSTSDPEGALKEWQEDLEKAGLTFVALDVRAREQASRPELLERAKRCTGFWFSGGDQNRVGDCIVGTPLHKLILERYAAGAAIGGTSAGAAIMSKVMLTGDDRHGKNEWSEFGPGAYRTREGMGFLPPGVLVDQHFLRRSRQNRLFSLIMEHPDHLGLGIDEATALVVKDGKATVVGDRSVMVFDPAGMTMNGATLRDLRVHVLRAGQAIDLGTRKVSQ, from the coding sequence ATGCTCCGACGAATCTCCCTCCCTTTCCTCGCCTGCTTCGCCTTCAGCACCTGCCTGGTGGGGGCCGCGCCCCCCAAGGGCACCCTGGTCATCGTCGGCGGGGGCGGGATGCCGCAGCCGATCCTGGATGCCTTCCTGGGCGCTTCCGGCGGCAAGGGCGGGGTGGTGGGCATCATCCCCACGTCCACCAGCGATCCGGAGGGGGCCCTCAAGGAGTGGCAGGAGGATCTTGAGAAGGCGGGCCTCACTTTCGTGGCCTTGGATGTCCGGGCCCGGGAGCAGGCCTCCCGGCCCGAGCTGCTGGAGCGGGCCAAGCGCTGCACGGGGTTCTGGTTCTCGGGGGGCGACCAGAACCGTGTCGGCGACTGCATCGTCGGCACCCCGCTCCACAAGCTCATCCTCGAACGCTACGCCGCCGGGGCCGCCATCGGCGGCACCAGCGCCGGGGCCGCCATCATGTCCAAGGTCATGCTCACCGGCGATGACCGGCACGGGAAGAACGAGTGGTCCGAGTTCGGCCCCGGCGCCTACCGTACCCGCGAGGGCATGGGCTTCCTCCCGCCAGGCGTGCTCGTGGACCAGCACTTCCTGCGACGGAGCCGGCAGAACCGCCTCTTCAGCCTGATCATGGAACACCCCGACCACCTGGGTCTCGGCATCGACGAGGCCACCGCCCTGGTGGTGAAGGATGGGAAGGCCACCGTGGTGGGCGACCGCTCCGTGATGGTCTTCGATCCCGCAGGCATGACCATGAACGGCGCCACCCTGCGCGACCTCCGGGTCCACGTGCTCCGCGCCGGACAGGCCATCGACCTGGGCACCCGCAAGGTCTCCCAGTGA
- a CDS encoding M14 family zinc carboxypeptidase, whose amino-acid sequence MSRGARLLRSAGLLLALGMIGSAAPPRAPFPVDHRNLRRTVSYEEMAAFLDGVAKPGFITVTEEARSTEGRKVFLVRLNRGGDKARFKVLYYAQQHGDEVAGKDAQLTLIRDIAARPSLLPEDVDLYLMPMLNPDGAEAHRRVNGAGADLNRDHLLLAQPETRALHRVARRIRPHLAVDSHEFGRDSEDYAKRGWEAWPIITMDACNHPLIPDYLKAAALEAVASAAPLQARAGHAYRRYTVGGPPPEEEIRPSTSEVDDGRNGMGTLGALSFIIEAGVRHRAADPSADLGERVDGYRILYRHLLGDRAWRDRIRRLAERARREPLPPFIATNTFWANVGGKVSAVKVRDLATGRTLEVPTAMAMTDLVVKGSVPTPRAYAIEPAAAARFIPVLEAQGLRWEALAAPRRAKVERVQFLRLEAPYDDLYQRYKDRQIVARQPQVDLDLPAGTLIVPLDQDLARRAIQVLEPCLLYGLYGYPGFRELAQPGAPLPVSRLF is encoded by the coding sequence GTGAGCCGGGGTGCCCGCCTGCTCCGCTCCGCCGGGCTGCTCCTGGCCCTCGGGATGATCGGCAGCGCCGCCCCACCCCGGGCGCCCTTCCCGGTGGATCACCGCAACCTGCGGCGGACGGTGTCCTACGAGGAGATGGCTGCCTTCCTGGACGGCGTGGCGAAACCCGGCTTCATCACCGTCACCGAGGAGGCCCGCAGCACGGAGGGGCGGAAGGTCTTCCTGGTGCGCCTCAACCGGGGCGGGGACAAGGCCCGCTTCAAGGTGCTCTACTACGCCCAGCAGCACGGGGACGAGGTGGCGGGCAAGGACGCCCAGCTCACCCTCATCCGGGACATCGCCGCACGGCCTTCGCTGCTGCCCGAGGACGTGGACCTCTACCTCATGCCCATGCTCAACCCCGATGGCGCCGAGGCCCACCGCCGCGTCAACGGCGCCGGCGCGGACCTGAACCGCGACCACCTTCTGCTGGCCCAGCCCGAGACCCGGGCCCTGCACCGCGTGGCCCGGCGCATCCGCCCGCATCTCGCCGTGGACAGCCACGAGTTCGGCCGGGACAGCGAAGACTACGCCAAGCGCGGCTGGGAGGCCTGGCCCATCATCACCATGGACGCCTGCAACCACCCGCTGATCCCCGACTACCTGAAGGCCGCGGCCCTGGAGGCGGTGGCCTCCGCCGCGCCACTCCAGGCCCGGGCTGGCCACGCCTACCGGCGCTACACGGTGGGCGGTCCCCCGCCGGAGGAGGAAATCCGGCCCTCCACCTCCGAGGTGGACGATGGCCGCAACGGCATGGGCACCCTCGGGGCCCTCTCCTTCATCATCGAAGCCGGCGTGCGCCATCGCGCTGCCGATCCCTCGGCGGACCTGGGCGAGCGGGTGGACGGCTACCGCATCCTCTACCGGCACCTGCTGGGCGATCGCGCCTGGCGCGACCGGATCCGGAGGCTGGCGGAACGCGCCCGCCGTGAGCCCCTGCCCCCCTTCATCGCCACCAACACCTTCTGGGCGAATGTCGGCGGCAAAGTGAGCGCCGTGAAGGTCCGGGACCTGGCCACCGGCCGAACCCTCGAGGTACCCACGGCCATGGCCATGACCGACCTGGTGGTGAAGGGCAGCGTGCCCACACCCCGGGCCTACGCCATCGAACCCGCCGCCGCCGCACGCTTCATCCCCGTGCTGGAGGCCCAGGGCCTGCGCTGGGAGGCCCTCGCGGCGCCCCGCCGCGCGAAGGTCGAGCGCGTCCAGTTCCTCCGCCTCGAAGCACCCTACGACGACCTGTACCAGCGCTACAAGGACCGGCAGATCGTGGCGCGCCAGCCCCAGGTGGACCTGGACCTGCCCGCCGGGACCCTCATCGTCCCCCTGGACCAGGACCTGGCCCGGCGCGCCATCCAGGTGCTGGAGCCCTGCCTGCTCTACGGCCTTTATGGCTACCCTGGCTTCCGCGAGCTGGCCCAGCCCGGCGCCCCCCTGCCCGTGTCCCGACTCTTCTGA
- the iadA gene encoding beta-aspartyl-peptidase, giving the protein MLLLIKNADVYAPEAGGRCDLLLGGGKILRMEPDIRIPRKYCEVIDARNLKAVPGFIDGHVHIMGGGGEGGFATRTPDLPLTDAIQGGVTTVVGCLGTDGYTRNMAGLLAKAKGLDEEGISTFVYSGSYGVPLRTLMPSLEEDLLFIDKVIGAGEVALSDHRSSQPTFEAFAQVVAMARRGGMLSGKAGIVNVHLGDGPRGLDFLRRILAETELSPTQMLPTHINRNPRLFEEGIAYAKGGGFVDFTTSTLASYLEGGEIPCGKALRLMLEAGVDPGQITFTSDGQGSLPDWDQNGRLQEISVGRVTSLFPAVRKAVQEEGIPLETALRVITANPARILKLKAKGRLAPGLDADVVLLDPQNLEVRTVIAKGRLLMKSGKLLAKGMFQ; this is encoded by the coding sequence ATGCTGCTCTTGATCAAGAACGCCGATGTCTACGCCCCGGAAGCCGGAGGGCGCTGCGACCTGCTGCTGGGCGGAGGCAAGATCCTCCGCATGGAGCCGGACATCCGCATCCCCCGGAAGTACTGCGAGGTGATCGACGCCCGGAACCTCAAGGCCGTGCCCGGCTTCATCGATGGCCACGTGCACATCATGGGTGGTGGCGGCGAGGGCGGCTTCGCCACCCGCACCCCCGACCTGCCTCTCACCGATGCCATCCAGGGCGGCGTCACCACCGTGGTGGGCTGCCTGGGCACGGACGGCTACACCCGCAACATGGCGGGCCTGCTGGCCAAGGCCAAGGGCCTGGATGAGGAGGGCATCAGCACCTTCGTCTATTCCGGGTCGTACGGCGTCCCCCTGCGCACCCTCATGCCCAGCCTGGAGGAGGACCTGCTCTTCATCGACAAGGTGATCGGCGCGGGGGAAGTGGCCCTGTCGGACCACCGCTCCAGCCAGCCCACCTTCGAGGCCTTCGCGCAGGTGGTGGCCATGGCGCGGCGCGGCGGCATGCTGTCGGGCAAGGCGGGCATCGTGAACGTCCACCTGGGCGACGGCCCCCGGGGGCTCGACTTCCTGCGCCGCATCCTCGCGGAGACGGAACTTTCCCCCACCCAGATGCTGCCCACCCACATCAACCGCAATCCGCGCCTCTTCGAAGAGGGCATCGCCTACGCCAAGGGCGGCGGCTTCGTGGACTTCACCACGTCGACCCTGGCTTCGTACCTCGAGGGTGGCGAGATCCCCTGCGGCAAGGCTTTGCGCCTGATGCTGGAAGCTGGCGTGGATCCGGGCCAGATCACCTTCACCTCGGATGGCCAGGGCAGCCTGCCGGACTGGGACCAGAACGGGCGGCTGCAGGAGATCTCCGTGGGCCGCGTCACGTCGCTGTTCCCCGCCGTGCGCAAAGCCGTGCAGGAGGAGGGCATCCCGCTGGAAACCGCCCTGCGCGTCATCACCGCGAACCCCGCCCGCATCCTCAAGCTGAAGGCCAAGGGCCGCCTGGCGCCGGGCCTGGACGCCGACGTGGTCCTCCTCGATCCGCAGAACCTGGAGGTCCGCACCGTCATCGCCAAGGGCCGTCTGCTGATGAAATCGGGCAAGCTGTTGGCCAAGGGGATGTTCCAGTGA